One part of the Malus sylvestris chromosome 2, drMalSylv7.2, whole genome shotgun sequence genome encodes these proteins:
- the LOC126596580 gene encoding mitochondrial import inner membrane translocase subunit TIM17-2-like, with product MGTPETSREPCPDRILDDIGGAFGMGAVGGSAFHFLKGVYHSPSGSRFIGGSQAVRMNAPRVGGSFAVWGGLFSAFDCTMVYVRQKEDPWNSIIAGAATGGFLQMRQGLGASARSAAFGGVLLALIEGAGIMLNKFMSQQQQMPVVLEEPANMPGVPGLPPMGRAPGQPGPPEMATSVSGGSEANSSSGSWFGGLFGKGNEPEAKSSGSETKVLESFDAPPVPTFEFK from the coding sequence ATGGGGACTCCAGAAACATCCCGGGAACCGTGCCCCGACCGCATCCTTGACGACATCGGCGGTGCCTTCGGCATGGGTGCTGTCGGTGGGTCCGCCTTCCACTTCCTCAAGGGCGTCTACCACTCCCCATCCGGCTCCCGGTTCATCGGCGGATCCCAGGCCGTCCGGATGAACGCACCGCGCGTTGGCGGGAGCTTCGCCGTCTGGGGAGGCCTTTTCTCCGCCTTCGACTGCACCATGGTCTACGTCCGCCAGAAGGAGGACCCCTGGAACTCCATCATCGCCGGCGCCGCCACCGGTGGCTTCCTCCAGATGCGCCAGGGGCTTGGCGCCTCGGCCCGATCGGCCGCCTTCGGTGGCGTTCTCTTAGCGCTGATTGAAGGAGCTGGGATCATGCTTAATAAGTTTATGAGCCAACAGCAGCAGATGCCAGTTGTTCTTGAAGAACCGGCGAATATGCCCGGTGTGCCTGGTCTTCCTCCGATGGGCCGGGCTCCAGGTCAGCCAGGCCCACCGGAGATGGCAACGTCTGTTAGCGGCGGCTCTGAGGCGAATTCGAGCTCAGGATCGTGGTTTGGAGGGCTGTTTGGAAAGGGTAATGAGCCTGAGGCTAAGAGCAGCGGAAGCGAGACGAAGGTTTTGGAGAGTTTCGATGCACCGCCAGTTCCAACCTTCGAGTTTAAGTGA
- the LOC126596569 gene encoding probable 3-hydroxyisobutyrate dehydrogenase-like 1, mitochondrial yields MTKLKIVKLFPLPLLHPLSHSTRTATLSLLLRRRHMATVASSDSPISPSNTRVGWIGTGVMGRSMCTHLLKAGYALTVFNRTLSKAQPLVDLGAHLADSPSAVASKSDVVFSIVGYPSDVRSVLLDPTTGALSGLRPGGILVDMTTSEPSLAVEISSAAESKSCSSVDAPVTGGDVGAKNGTLAILAGGDENTVRKLTPLFSLMGKVNYMGGAGKGQFAKLANQTIIASTMVGLVEGMIFAHKSGLDVGFFLDAIKVGAAGSKLLDLHGGRILKRDLEPGFYVNHFVKDLGICLKECQKMGLALPGLALAQQLYLSLKAHGEGNLGTQALIVAVERLNNVSLEYAPAKE; encoded by the coding sequence ATGACAAAACTCAAAATAGTCAAACTGTTTCCACTTCCACTCCTCCATCCACTCTCACACTCCACCAGGACCGccactctctccctcctcctccgccgTCGCCACATGGCCACTGTCGCGTCATCCGATTCCCCCATAAGTCCGTCAAACACCCGGGTCGGGTGGATCGGGACCGGCGTTATGGGCCGGTCCATGTGCACCCACCTCCTCAAGGCCGGCTACGCCCTCACCGTCTTCAACCGCACCCTCTCCAAGGCCCAGCCTCTAGTCGACCTCGGGGCCCACCTGGCCGACTCCCCAAGCGCCGTCGCCTCCAAATCCGACGTCGTCTTTTCCATCGTCGGCTACCCCTCCGACGTCCGCTCCGTCCTCCTCGACCCCACCACCGGCGCACTCTCCGGACTCCGCCCCGGAGGCATCCTTGTCGACATGACCACCTCCGAACCCTCCCTCGCCGTCGAGATCTCCTCCGCCGCTGAGTCCAAATCCTGCTCATCTGTCGATGCCCCCGTCACCGGCGGCGACGTTGGCGCCAAGAACGGAACTCTCGCGATCCTCGCCGGCGGCGACGAAAACACCGTCCGCAAGCTAACCCCTCTGTTCTCCCTCATGGGCAAAGTGAATTATATGGGCGGCGCCGGAAAGGGACAGTTTGCGAAGCTGGCGAACCAGACGATCATCGCTTCCACGATGGTGGGTCTGGTGGAGGGTATGATCTTCGCCCACAAGTCCGGCCTCGACGTGGGTTTTTTCCTAGATGCGATCAAAGTGGGCGCCGCAGGGTCGAAGTTGCTGGATTTGCACGGCGGCCGGATTCTGAAGAGGGATTTGGAGCCGGGATTCTATGTGAACCACTTCGTGAAAGATTTGGGGATTTGCTTGAAGGAGTGCCAGAAGATGGGACTTGCTCTTCCCGGATTAGCCCTAGCTCAGCAGCTTTATCTGTCGCTGAAGGCTCACGGCGAGGGCAATTTGGGAACTCAGGCGCTTATTGTGGCGGTGGAGCGGCTGAATAATGTGTCACTTGAATATGCTCCTGCAAAAGAATGA
- the LOC126596599 gene encoding uncharacterized protein LOC126596599, with protein MPLSALDRLLSNLQVNYPMLFELSNPGNSGRVAHCGVLEFVADEGLTFLPYWMMKKLLLQDGDLVQVKNKSLVKGTYMKLQPHTMEFLDVSDPKDVLETALRSYSCLATGDTFMVPYNNEEYYIDVIETKPSPAICIIDTDCEVDFAPPLDYVEPQKPAVPSTQSKERPTEAKKDEEPSEKIPKFIPFTGSARRLDGKPALDQSVAPVSSTEILEQNQQESENGTKGSMSSTSASTGRSNGKLVFGKISSNANCPTNETPKVAAEKSSQEQSHKAEKPKLQAFTGKKYTLQG; from the coding sequence ATGCCGCTGTCAGCCCTCGATCGCCTTTTGTCGAATTTACAGGTCAATTACCCCATGTTGTTTGAACTGAGTAATCCCGGTAATTCTGGACGAGTTGCTCACTGCGGGGTGTTGGAATTTGTTGCCGATGAGGGCCTAACGTTTTTACCCTACTGGATGATGAAGAAGTTGCTTTTGCAAGACGGTGATCTTGTTCAGGTGAAAAACAAGAGCCTTGTGAAGGGAACATACATGAAGTTGCAGCCTCACACTATGGAATTTCTTGACGTCTCAGACCCGAAAGACGTCTTGGAGACTGCACTGAGGAGCTACTCTTGTTTAGCCACTGGTGATACCTTCATGGTCCCTTATAACAATGAGGAGTACTACATCGACGTAATTGAAACAAAGCCGTCCCCTGCAATCTGCATAATTGATACCGACTGCGAGGTTGATTTTGCCCCTCCACTTGATTATGTGGAGCCTCAAAAGCCAGCAGTGCCATCTACTCAGTCTAAGGAGAGACCGACAGAGGCCAAAAAGGATGAAGAACCGTCTGAGAAGATACCGAAATTCATCCCCTTTACCGGTTCAGCAAGACGATTGGATGGAAAACCGGCATTGGACCAATCGGTTGCACCGGTTTCCTCTACTGAAATTCTCGAGCAGAACCAACAGGAGAGTGAGAACGGAACCAAGGGCTCTATGTCATCAACTTCTGCGTCAACGGGTCGATCTAATGGAAAGCTCGTGTTTGGTAAAATTAGTTCAAATGCCAACTGTCCCACGAATGAAACCCCAAAAGTTGCCGCAGAGAAGAGCAGCCAAGAGCAGTCTCATAAGGCCGAAAAGCCAAAATTGCAAGCATTCACAGGGAAGAAGTATACACTGCAAGGATGA